The sequence below is a genomic window from Lelliottia sp. JS-SCA-14.
GCCGCCTTGGATGCGCCATACGCCGATTTCCCGGCGTTGCCATCCTGCGCGGCCGTCGAGGCGATATTGACAATACTCCCCTGCTTCTGGCGCGCCATCAGCTTGGAGACGGATTGCGTGAAGTTGAACAGCGAGAAGAAATTGACTTCAAACTGCTGACGCAACGCCTGCTCGGTGGTCATCTGGAACAGGGCGTTGAGGGTAATCCCGGCGTTGTTCACCAGGCCGTGTAGCGGGCGTTTGTCGCTCATCAGCTGTTTGACCGCCAGCTTCATCGCCGCCGAATCGGTGAGATCAAAACAGAGCGGCCAGATTTGCACCCCGTGACGGGCGGCAGTCTGGGCCATATCCGTCAAAAAATCGTCGTCAGCGCTGCGGGCGTGGGCGTAAATATTGGCGCCATTAGACGCAAACGCCTCGACCATCGCCCGACCAATCCCGCGCTTGCAGCCGGTAATAATGACATTTTTATCTTTTAACAGCATAGTCAGCCCCTTAGTGCCCAATCCCGCCGTCGACGCGGATAACCTGACCGGTGACGTAAGCCGCCGCATCAGACGCTAACCAGCAGAGGGTATTTGCCACCTCTTCTGCCAGACCCAGGCGCGGAATAGCGGCCGCCGCCATTTTTTCATCCACCACCGCCTGCGGCAGGTTTTCCGTCATCGCGGTCTGGATCACGCCGGGCGCCACCGCGTTTACGCGGATGCCCTGCGGACCCAGCTCGGCAGACAATGTTTTGGTGGCCGCTATCATCGCCGCCTTGGAGGCGGAATAAGAGAGCTGGCCCACGTTGCCGTCAATACCGGAAATACTGGCGATGTTAATCACGCTGCCGCGCTTATTGCGCAGCATCAGACGGGTCATGTACTGGGTAAACACCATCTGCGAGAAGAAATTAATGGTGAAGGTTTTTTGCAGCTGATCGAGCGTGACCATCGGGAACAGCGCATCGAGCGTCACGCCCGCCACGTTCACCAGGATATCAATCGGCTGTTTCGCTTTTTGAATGGTCATCGCGGCTTGTTTGATCGACGCGTCGTCCAGCAAATCAAAGCTCACCGGCGTAATGGATACGCCGTGCTCTGCGCTCAGGTCACGAATAAAGGTTAAAAAATCCTCATCCTCCTGCTGAACGCAGGCAAACAGGTTCGCACCCTGGCGGGCAAAGGCGACCAGCGTCGCCTTCCCTATTCCCTGCAGGCATCCCGTCACAACGGCAGTTTTCCCGGCCAGTAACATGCTCACCCCTCCTTTATTCAGGCGACTTCAACATCATATTTTTTGAGGATCTCTTTCCCTTTTTCCCAGGAGGAGAAATCAATAATGTCTTCGGTGTCCAGCATGATGTCGAAGGTCTCTTCCAGCGCCGCAATCATGCTCATATGACCGACGGAGTCCCAGGAAGGGGTGTCCTGATATTTGTAGCCAGGCAGGATGTCTTCAGTGATCTCAAAGGTTTCGACAAAAATCGTGTTGTACTTTATTAAATTAGTCATTTCGAATAGCTCCAGACAAAACAATTACTTAAAAACTTTCTTTTGCTCATTTTTGCGCATCACGCGAGCAGGATTCCCGAGGGCCACGGACTCTTCAGCAATATCGCTGAACACCGCACTGCCCATCCCGACGATAACGTCAGCGCCGAGGGTGGTTTTTTCTTTCACCGCCACATTCATGCCGATAAACACGCGCTTGCCCACCAGACAGTGTCCGGCCAGGGTCACGTTGCTGGAGACCACAGAGTGCGGCCCCACGCGGGTATCGTGGCCGACGCTGGCGTGCGGCTGAATCAGGGTGTTTTCCCCAATGTCGACGTCGCAGGAGATAAAGGCGTGGTCGCAGATAATCGCCCCGGCACCAATATGCGTCCCCGGCGGAATAAAGACCGAAGGATGGATCAGCGTCGTCAGGCTGGTTCTGGCGAGCACTTTCTCGGCCAGTTTCTGCCGCGCGGCCGGTTCACCAATCGCAATCACTACTTCCGTGCACTGATGATCCAGCAGGGCAAAACGATGGACCGGCACGCCCGAGACCACGTTTTCGTCAGTGACGTCATCGATAAAAAAGATCTCTTCCCAGCGGGAAGATTGGTTGAGCTGCTGCGCCAGGACTAACACTTCGCGCCCCAGGCCGCCTGCGCCGTAAATACCGAGTTTCATGCCACTTCTCCGTCAACCTGCGCCACCAGCGGCTGATTCGCCGACGCGGCGCTGTACTGGCGAATCATCGCCACCACGCGATCCTGATCGCTTTCGCTCAGATCCGGGAAAATCGGCAGGCAGAGAATTTTCTGCGAGATACCTTCCGCGACAGGCAGGTTTTGCGGGCTGGCGGAAGGCAGATGCCGGTACATGGAAAACGAGCTGATCAGCGGGTAGAAGTAGCGACGCGAGTAGATATTCTCTTCTTTCAGCACGTCATAGAGCTGGTCGCGGCTAAGGGGATAGCTCTCGTTCACCAGAACCGGGTAGTAAGCGTGATTCCACTCCACATTGTCCGGCGCGCTGAAGGACTCAATCCCGTCGATGTCACTCAGCAGTTCACAGTAGCGCTCATAGATGGCGCGACGGGCCGCCAGTGCGCCGTCAATATGCTGGAGCTGCACCAGGCCAAACGCGGCCTGCACTTCGTTCATCTTGGCGTTGATGCCTGGAGCCACCACGGTGGTCTCCCCGGCGAACCCGAAGTTTTTCAGGTAGTCGATGCGCTGCTTCATGCGCGCATCCGGGCAGATAATCGCCCCGCCTTCAAAGGTGTTAAACACCTTGGTGGCGTGGAAGCTCAGAATCGACAGATCGCCGCAGTTCAGCACGCTCTGGCCATCTTTTTTGACGCCGAAGGCGTGGGCCGCATCGTAAATCACCTTTAAGCCCCAGGCATCGGCGATCTTCTGGATGCCGTCCACGTCGCACGGAATGCCGTAGCAGTGAACCGGCAGGATGGCGGACGTAGCCGGGGTAATCAGCTGTTCGATCTTCGCCGGATCGATATTGCAGGTCACCGGATCGATATCTGCAAACACCGGCGTCAGGCCGTTCCACAGCAGCGAGTGGGAGGTGGCGACAAACGAGTACGGCGTAGTGATCACTTCCCCGGTGATGCGCAGCGCCTGCAGTGCCGTCAGCAGTGCGAGCGTGCCGTTGGAGAACAGACACAGGTGCTCCACGCCGAGATATTCCGCCAGCGCTTTTTCCAGCTGCTGGTGAAACTGACCGCCGTTAGTTAAAAACTTGTTTTCCCAGATTTGCTCCAGGTAAGGAATAAACTCCTCGAGCGGCGGAAGCAGCGGGCTCGTGACGTAGACATTGTTTTTCATAACGCACCTTCAAAATAAACCTGTGTTTGCCCTCGCGGACGGCTTACGCCGCCACGAACCGCCCTACTCTTCTACCGTAAAACTCTGTGCCGGTTGCCCGGAGCAGTAAATCTCCCACGCCTTGCGCAGCGCTTTTTCCAGCGGTGCGGCCACGTCAAAGCCATCCTGCTTCAGCGGCATGTTTTTGCGCATGCTCTGGCGCCAGTCGTTCAGCTCCTGAAGACGGTTTTGCCAGCCAACGGCGCGCTCGACGTAATCTTGCGGGGTGGTGGCGACGAACGGCTGCAGACCGTAGATGTGCATGATCTCCACCCCCTGGCGCGACGCGGTGGTCGCCCCGGCAATACTCAGCGTCGGAACGCCCATCCAGACGCCGTGGCTGGTTGTCGTGCCACCGGTATACGGGAAGGAGTCCAGCATCAGATCCACTTCGTGATGCATGCGCAGGTAGGTTTCGAGATCGGTTGTTTTGCGGAAAATCAGCTGCGACTCCAGCACGCCCAGCGCGCAGAGCTTCTTGCGATAACGGGCAATCATCTCGTCATCGTCCATAAAGCCAATCAGCAGCTTCGCGGTCGGGTTACGCGACATGATCTGCGCCCACAAGGCGAAGACCTCATTGTTCAGTTTCTTCGGACGGTTGAAGCTGCCGTAGGTGAAGTAGCCATTGCTGAGCGCCGGCAGCGGGTTAACCTCCGGGCTGAGTTCGCTCGGGGCAAAGAAGCTGCGCAGCGGCATATAGAGCAGTTTTTCAGTGTACTGATCGTCCATTTCGCCAGGCTTACCCAGCCCCGGCGTGGTGATGCGATAGTCCATCTGATCCAGCCCTGACGTTCCCGGATAACCAATCCAGGTCATCTGCACCGGCGCAGGTTTAAAGCCAAAGACCGGCAGACGGGTTCCCGTGGTGTGGCCCGACAGGTCGACCAGAATATCAATCTGATCTTCGGCAATCTGCTTCGCCAGCTCCGCGTCGCTGTACTCCGTCGCCATGCGCCAGATAGCCGATGTGCGGGCA
It includes:
- a CDS encoding SDR family NAD(P)-dependent oxidoreductase; this encodes MLLKDKNVIITGCKRGIGRAMVEAFASNGANIYAHARSADDDFLTDMAQTAARHGVQIWPLCFDLTDSAAMKLAVKQLMSDKRPLHGLVNNAGITLNALFQMTTEQALRQQFEVNFFSLFNFTQSVSKLMARQKQGSIVNIASTAAQDGNAGKSAYGASKAAVIALTESIATELGETGIRANCIAPGITDTDMLETLPAAIIEATRNQTDLRRLGNPSNIADAAVFLVSDLASYITGQTLRVDGGLR
- a CDS encoding SDR family NAD(P)-dependent oxidoreductase, which gives rise to MLLAGKTAVVTGCLQGIGKATLVAFARQGANLFACVQQEDEDFLTFIRDLSAEHGVSITPVSFDLLDDASIKQAAMTIQKAKQPIDILVNVAGVTLDALFPMVTLDQLQKTFTINFFSQMVFTQYMTRLMLRNKRGSVINIASISGIDGNVGQLSYSASKAAMIAATKTLSAELGPQGIRVNAVAPGVIQTAMTENLPQAVVDEKMAAAAIPRLGLAEEVANTLCWLASDAAAYVTGQVIRVDGGIGH
- a CDS encoding acyl carrier protein, which gives rise to MTNLIKYNTIFVETFEITEDILPGYKYQDTPSWDSVGHMSMIAALEETFDIMLDTEDIIDFSSWEKGKEILKKYDVEVA
- a CDS encoding acetyltransferase, translating into MKLGIYGAGGLGREVLVLAQQLNQSSRWEEIFFIDDVTDENVVSGVPVHRFALLDHQCTEVVIAIGEPAARQKLAEKVLARTSLTTLIHPSVFIPPGTHIGAGAIICDHAFISCDVDIGENTLIQPHASVGHDTRVGPHSVVSSNVTLAGHCLVGKRVFIGMNVAVKEKTTLGADVIVGMGSAVFSDIAEESVALGNPARVMRKNEQKKVFK
- a CDS encoding DegT/DnrJ/EryC1/StrS family aminotransferase — translated: MKNNVYVTSPLLPPLEEFIPYLEQIWENKFLTNGGQFHQQLEKALAEYLGVEHLCLFSNGTLALLTALQALRITGEVITTPYSFVATSHSLLWNGLTPVFADIDPVTCNIDPAKIEQLITPATSAILPVHCYGIPCDVDGIQKIADAWGLKVIYDAAHAFGVKKDGQSVLNCGDLSILSFHATKVFNTFEGGAIICPDARMKQRIDYLKNFGFAGETTVVAPGINAKMNEVQAAFGLVQLQHIDGALAARRAIYERYCELLSDIDGIESFSAPDNVEWNHAYYPVLVNESYPLSRDQLYDVLKEENIYSRRYFYPLISSFSMYRHLPSASPQNLPVAEGISQKILCLPIFPDLSESDQDRVVAMIRQYSAASANQPLVAQVDGEVA